In Meiothermus ruber DSM 1279, the following proteins share a genomic window:
- a CDS encoding (2Fe-2S)-binding protein, with protein MAEKVQIKVVVNGVEHHSEVEPRLLLVHYLRETLGLTGTHVGCDTSQCGACTVHLDGQAVKSCTLFAVQADGSSITTIEGLGSVDSLHPVQEGFWEMHGLQCGFCTPGMIMAAADLLNRNPQPSEEEIRHALEGNLCRCTGYHNIVRAVQYAANKMAGKVGAAADD; from the coding sequence ATGGCAGAGAAAGTTCAGATCAAGGTCGTGGTCAACGGCGTCGAACACCACAGCGAGGTCGAGCCGAGGCTTTTGTTGGTGCATTATCTACGCGAGACCCTGGGGCTCACCGGCACGCATGTGGGCTGCGATACCAGCCAGTGCGGGGCCTGCACGGTGCACCTCGACGGCCAGGCCGTGAAGTCGTGCACGCTGTTCGCTGTACAGGCTGACGGCAGCAGCATTACCACCATCGAAGGCTTGGGGAGCGTGGACAGCCTGCACCCGGTGCAGGAAGGCTTCTGGGAGATGCACGGGTTGCAGTGCGGCTTCTGCACCCCTGGCATGATTATGGCGGCCGCCGACCTGCTCAACAGAAACCCACAGCCCAGCGAAGAGGAGATCCGCCACGCCCTCGAGGGCAACCTGTGCCGCTGCACCGGCTACCACAACATCGTGCGGGCCGTACAATACGCCGCCAACAAAATGGCCGGTAAGGTTGGCGCAGCAGCGGACGACTAA
- a CDS encoding xanthine dehydrogenase family protein molybdopterin-binding subunit has translation MKRVEDPRFITGTGNYTDDMTLPGMVHAAMVRSPYAHARIKKIDVSKARSHPGVLAVITGQEMKDAGINSIPTGWLHPGIKTPPHYAITFDKARHVGDIVAAVIAETRQIAEDAAQLVEVDYEPLPAVSLGSEALKPGAPAVHDDVPDNVCFTWSIGDKEAVDKAFASAYKTVKLKLRNNRLVPNAMEPRASLAQYHKASDEYTLWTTSQNPHIHRLLIAAFIMGIPEHKLRVIAPDVGGGFGSKIYQYPEEIIVLYAAKKLGRPVKWTARRSESFVTDSHGRDHETVAEMAVDQNGKITAVRVDTIANLGAYLTTFAPAVPTYLYGCLLAGTYTTPHIYCHVTAPFTHTTPVDAYRGAGRPEATYLLERLVDVMAHELGMDPVEFRRKNLIPPDAFPYQTPVALQYDSGNYEANLDKALELVGYKQLRQQQEEWRKQGRYMGIGVVTYIEACGLAPSALVGSLGAQAGQWESALVRVMPTGKVEVFTGTHSHGQGHETAFAQVVADELQIPVEDVVLVHGDTGRMPYGWGSYGSRSAPTGLSAIVLATRKIIDKAKKIAAHLLEAAPEDIVHEDGKFMVKGVPDKAKTFFEIALQAHLAHNYPADLEPGLEATHFYDPKNFVYPFGTHVAVVEVDPETGKVKLLRYLSVDDCGPVINPLIAEGQVHGGIAQGLGQALLEEAVYDPEGQILSGNFLEYTLPRADDLVQIEHDHTVTPCPHNPLGVKGIGEAGTIASTAAIANAVMDALRPFGIVHLDMPYTPEKVWRAIQHSRLAQAAD, from the coding sequence ATGAAACGGGTCGAGGATCCCCGTTTCATTACCGGTACCGGCAATTACACCGACGACATGACCCTGCCCGGCATGGTGCACGCGGCCATGGTTCGTTCGCCGTACGCCCACGCCCGGATCAAGAAAATTGATGTCTCCAAGGCTCGTTCCCACCCTGGGGTGCTGGCGGTGATTACCGGTCAGGAGATGAAGGACGCGGGTATTAACAGCATTCCCACCGGCTGGCTGCACCCCGGCATTAAAACCCCGCCCCATTACGCCATCACCTTTGATAAAGCCCGGCATGTGGGCGATATCGTGGCCGCGGTCATCGCCGAGACCCGCCAGATCGCTGAGGACGCCGCCCAACTGGTGGAGGTAGACTACGAGCCGCTGCCGGCGGTTTCGCTGGGCAGTGAGGCGCTCAAACCCGGCGCACCTGCCGTCCATGACGACGTGCCCGATAACGTCTGCTTCACCTGGAGCATTGGCGACAAGGAAGCGGTAGACAAAGCCTTCGCCAGCGCCTACAAAACCGTCAAGCTCAAGCTGCGCAACAACCGCCTGGTGCCCAACGCCATGGAGCCGCGGGCCTCGCTGGCCCAGTACCATAAGGCCAGCGACGAGTACACCCTCTGGACCACCAGCCAGAACCCCCACATCCACCGCCTGTTGATCGCGGCCTTTATTATGGGTATCCCCGAACACAAGCTGCGGGTGATTGCCCCGGATGTGGGCGGGGGCTTTGGCAGCAAGATTTACCAGTACCCCGAAGAGATAATTGTGCTGTACGCGGCCAAAAAGCTGGGCCGCCCGGTCAAGTGGACAGCCCGCCGCTCAGAGAGCTTCGTGACCGACTCTCATGGGCGTGACCACGAGACCGTGGCCGAGATGGCGGTAGACCAGAACGGCAAGATTACCGCCGTGCGGGTGGACACCATCGCCAACCTGGGGGCCTACCTGACCACTTTTGCCCCAGCGGTGCCCACCTACCTGTACGGCTGCTTGCTGGCCGGCACCTACACCACCCCCCACATCTACTGCCACGTGACCGCCCCCTTCACCCACACCACGCCGGTGGACGCTTACCGGGGTGCCGGGCGGCCCGAGGCCACGTATCTGCTCGAGCGCCTGGTGGATGTGATGGCCCACGAGCTGGGGATGGATCCGGTGGAGTTCCGCCGCAAGAACCTGATTCCCCCCGATGCCTTCCCCTACCAAACCCCAGTGGCCTTGCAGTACGACTCCGGCAACTACGAGGCCAATCTGGACAAGGCCCTGGAGCTGGTGGGCTACAAGCAACTGCGCCAGCAACAGGAAGAGTGGCGCAAGCAGGGCCGGTACATGGGGATTGGGGTGGTGACCTATATCGAGGCCTGCGGGCTGGCCCCTTCGGCCCTGGTGGGTAGCCTGGGCGCCCAGGCCGGGCAGTGGGAAAGCGCGCTGGTGCGGGTGATGCCGACCGGCAAGGTGGAGGTTTTCACCGGCACCCATAGCCACGGCCAGGGCCACGAGACGGCCTTCGCCCAGGTGGTGGCCGATGAGCTGCAAATTCCGGTGGAGGACGTGGTGCTGGTGCACGGCGACACCGGGCGGATGCCCTACGGCTGGGGCTCCTACGGCTCACGCTCGGCGCCCACCGGCCTCTCGGCCATCGTGCTGGCCACCCGGAAGATTATCGACAAGGCCAAGAAAATCGCTGCCCACCTGCTGGAAGCCGCCCCCGAGGACATCGTCCACGAGGACGGCAAGTTTATGGTCAAAGGGGTGCCCGACAAGGCCAAGACCTTCTTCGAGATCGCCCTGCAAGCCCACCTGGCCCACAACTACCCCGCCGACCTCGAGCCCGGCCTCGAGGCCACCCACTTCTACGACCCCAAAAACTTCGTCTACCCCTTTGGTACCCACGTCGCGGTGGTGGAGGTCGACCCCGAGACCGGCAAGGTCAAGCTGCTGCGCTACCTCTCGGTGGACGACTGCGGCCCGGTGATCAACCCGCTGATCGCCGAAGGGCAGGTGCACGGCGGCATCGCCCAGGGCCTGGGGCAGGCCCTCCTGGAGGAAGCCGTCTACGACCCGGAAGGCCAGATTCTCTCGGGCAACTTCCTCGAGTACACCCTACCCCGCGCCGACGACCTGGTGCAGATCGAGCACGACCACACCGTGACCCCCTGCCCGCATAACCCCCTGGGCGTCAAGGGCATCGGCGAGGCC